One region of Triticum aestivum cultivar Chinese Spring chromosome 6B, IWGSC CS RefSeq v2.1, whole genome shotgun sequence genomic DNA includes:
- the LOC123134812 gene encoding agamous-like MADS-box protein AGL80 — translation MARKKIALQYIKNKSSRRRTLDTRMKNLASKARELSILCNAKACVLVYDEGNAAPKVYPSHAEAVDLLNRYRTMADGRFKKTVNHEDFLSQRLNKLQVEENKVRDPEIRILLHKAMLSSDLPDLKVDELTIVSSRLEEILKSMGESIAKISGQPPVLQPQVPYIPDNVDMGGSSAMYQASQPAPYVTNNMDMGSFAMNQQPSPTPYVTGSMHVGSPMMYQVPPQHEGWLDKVRSGRDLDALAHNGYNTARHDGAGTSACAGYSTNGHDGAGTNSANAGSSGGMKSFDVGFGWQSAGVDPEESSWSLFPAM, via the coding sequence ATGGCTCGCAAGAAGATTGCCCTCCAGTACATCAAGAATAAGTCGAGTCGGCGCCGTACCTTGGATACGCGCATGAAGAACCTGGCAAGTAAGGCACGCGAGCTTTCTATTCTATGCAACGCCAAGGCCTGCGTGTTGGTGTACGATGAGGGAAATGCGGCGCCAAAGGTGTACCCATCGCACGCCGAGGCGGTGGATCTCCTGAATAGGTACAGAACCATGGCAGATGGGCGGTTCAAGAAGACGGTGAACCACGAAGACTTCCTCAGCCAGCGCCTCAACAAGCTCCAGGTCGAGGAAAACAAGGTACGAGACCCCGAGATCAGGATCCTGCTACACAAGGCCATGCTCAGCAGCGACCTCCCCGAtctcaaagtcgatgagctcaccATCGTGAGCAGTAGGCTGGAGGAGATCCTCAAGAGCATGGGCGAAAGCATCGCTAAAATTAGCGGACAACCCCCTGTCTTGCAGCCCCAGGTACCATACATCCCCGACAACGTGGACATGGGCGGGTCTTCGGCAATGTATCAGGCGTCCCAGCCAGCTCCATACGTCACCAACAACATGGACATGGGGTCTTTCGCCATGAATCAGCAGCCGTCGCCCACTCCATACGTCACCGGCAGCATGCACGTGGGGTCTCCAATGATGTATCAGGTGCCGCCACAGCATGAGGGTTGGCTCGACAAGGTGAGATCTGGAAGGGACCTCGACGCTCTGGCCCACAATGGCTATAACACCGCTAGGCATGACGGCGCCGGCACCAGCGCCTGCGCCGGCTATAGCACCAATGGGCACGACGGCGCCGGTACCAACAGCGCCAACGCCGGCTCTTCCGGTGGGATGAAGTCCTTTGATGTGGGGTTTGGTTGGCAATCGGCCGGCGTCGATCCTGAAGAATCATCTTGGAGTCTTTTCCCTGCCATGTAA